From a region of the Rhodothermia bacterium genome:
- a CDS encoding aminotransferase class III-fold pyridoxal phosphate-dependent enzyme produces the protein MFESKLEVCPQFTDQKALEILDLHWDLFGTLKPLDSYQDQNFLVRCEDGSRYVLKIANAATPHEWLDLQTRVLDHLNAQTPTLPLPKNIPTRFGVEMVQAEGHWWRLVSFLPGQMLSGVPFRSPKLLEEIGHFAGTVAQQLYGFKHHAAARPIQWDLQLAAELVSGWVSFVEDQSLRSLIEKYFFDANEDVKRVAPFLRKSIIHGDITRYNLLLDDTGNHIHGLIDFGDVCESWTVGELAVALLESVMTGSPSPIEDALVTVRAFHEVFPLTEEEIAVLPSLLILRSCAIVCASARQLTLEPKNVYVRKQAEIDRVAFEKLTAFPIHHLVDPFRVVCGFSATSQALFDWVTAQKSFIAPISLPANAAILDQSPASDAHDWGTWLDDTEPRHGFMVSKFGEVQLLLNDQANPAVNEGQIALGKTVIAPAGASVFAVCDGELNQIENGVTLRLVTPDGTPLFVVYRGLKMERAIGTVKKGDILGHVEAQQPLELQLSTVANPPFYIKNSEKALYLHRVADPGCFFNTPPEEVTHSRQEELAVRRAKVIQQAQEYYYQRPMSLVRGWKQYLIGDDGRVYLDAINNVTHVGHSHPKVWEAATNQLKRLNTNARFLYPNIVEYAERLLGLFPEPLCVVFFVCTGSEANDLALRLARAYTERQDMMVIDGEYHGNTTAVDEISTCLLDNPSAAKSLRPFTHPLIQPNTFRGRYHVGETDIALKYAQDAREKLSKLQSEGRNLAGFISESLLGSGGGVEMPTGYLQEIYKIVRDAGGVCIADEVQIGFGRMGTHFWGFEKEGVLPDIVTLGKPMGNGHPISAVVTTPEIAEAYKRQYTYFNTFAGNPVSCQIGHAVLDILQEEGLQENARKTGQYFKDRLSQLIDKHEKVGAVYGHGFYLGVDIVHDKVSRKPANHEAMWISERMRQHGIIVYPTGDFYNILKIKPPMCFDVGNVDYFVDTLDQILASMH, from the coding sequence ATGTTTGAAAGCAAATTGGAAGTCTGTCCGCAGTTTACGGATCAGAAGGCTTTGGAAATCTTGGACTTACACTGGGATCTCTTCGGCACATTAAAGCCCTTAGACAGTTATCAGGATCAGAACTTTTTGGTTCGATGTGAGGATGGCTCTCGGTATGTGCTTAAAATTGCAAATGCAGCTACGCCCCACGAATGGTTAGACCTGCAAACCCGTGTTTTAGACCATTTGAATGCACAGACACCAACTTTACCGTTGCCCAAAAATATTCCTACACGATTTGGTGTAGAAATGGTTCAGGCTGAAGGGCATTGGTGGCGTTTGGTTTCTTTTTTGCCCGGCCAAATGCTGTCGGGGGTACCCTTTCGATCACCAAAATTACTTGAAGAAATAGGACATTTTGCCGGAACTGTGGCGCAACAACTTTACGGGTTTAAACACCATGCTGCTGCACGACCTATTCAGTGGGATTTGCAACTGGCAGCAGAGTTGGTCTCTGGCTGGGTGTCTTTTGTAGAAGATCAGTCACTCCGCAGCCTAATAGAAAAATACTTTTTTGATGCAAACGAAGACGTTAAGCGAGTTGCGCCCTTTTTGCGAAAGAGCATTATTCATGGGGATATAACGCGCTACAACCTTCTTTTGGATGATACAGGCAATCATATTCATGGCCTCATTGACTTTGGGGATGTTTGCGAATCTTGGACGGTTGGGGAATTGGCCGTGGCGCTTTTGGAAAGCGTGATGACAGGAAGCCCTTCGCCCATCGAAGATGCTTTGGTTACCGTTCGGGCGTTTCATGAGGTTTTTCCACTAACCGAAGAAGAAATTGCGGTTTTACCTTCGCTCCTCATCTTGCGTTCGTGTGCCATTGTTTGTGCCTCTGCTCGCCAATTAACCTTAGAGCCGAAGAATGTTTATGTACGCAAACAGGCAGAAATAGATCGTGTGGCATTTGAGAAATTAACGGCTTTTCCGATTCATCATTTGGTGGATCCTTTTAGGGTTGTTTGTGGGTTTTCGGCGACATCACAAGCCTTATTCGATTGGGTTACTGCGCAGAAGTCTTTTATCGCGCCCATCTCTTTACCGGCTAATGCCGCCATCCTCGATCAAAGTCCAGCCTCCGATGCCCATGATTGGGGAACGTGGCTTGACGACACCGAGCCACGGCATGGTTTTATGGTCTCGAAGTTTGGAGAAGTGCAACTCCTACTAAACGATCAGGCAAATCCAGCCGTAAATGAAGGCCAAATTGCATTGGGGAAAACGGTTATTGCACCCGCTGGAGCCTCTGTTTTTGCCGTCTGCGATGGTGAATTGAACCAGATTGAAAATGGCGTGACACTGAGGCTTGTTACGCCTGATGGAACCCCGTTATTTGTGGTCTATCGTGGTTTGAAAATGGAACGGGCAATAGGTACGGTGAAAAAAGGAGACATTTTGGGGCATGTAGAAGCACAACAGCCATTAGAATTGCAGTTAAGCACTGTTGCAAATCCACCATTTTACATTAAAAACAGTGAAAAAGCCCTTTACCTTCACCGAGTTGCTGATCCGGGTTGTTTTTTTAATACACCTCCGGAAGAAGTGACCCATTCGCGGCAAGAGGAATTGGCCGTGCGGCGTGCAAAAGTAATCCAACAAGCCCAAGAATACTATTATCAACGTCCGATGAGTTTGGTGCGTGGCTGGAAGCAATACCTGATTGGAGATGATGGAAGGGTGTATTTGGATGCCATTAATAATGTCACACATGTAGGACATAGTCATCCTAAAGTTTGGGAAGCCGCCACAAATCAACTTAAACGGTTGAATACCAATGCCCGATTTTTGTATCCCAACATTGTAGAATATGCGGAGCGATTGTTGGGTCTCTTCCCGGAGCCTTTGTGCGTCGTTTTCTTTGTTTGTACTGGAAGCGAGGCAAATGATTTGGCGCTACGGCTTGCGCGTGCATATACCGAACGCCAAGACATGATGGTCATTGATGGGGAATATCATGGCAATACCACCGCCGTAGATGAGATTAGTACCTGTTTATTAGACAATCCGTCCGCTGCAAAATCCTTACGGCCTTTTACCCATCCGCTAATCCAACCAAATACATTTCGGGGGCGGTATCACGTAGGAGAAACGGATATCGCCTTAAAATACGCCCAAGATGCACGTGAGAAATTGTCTAAGCTTCAGTCGGAAGGCCGGAATTTGGCAGGTTTTATCTCGGAATCGTTGTTGGGATCCGGGGGAGGTGTCGAGATGCCGACAGGCTACCTGCAAGAAATCTACAAAATTGTCCGTGATGCAGGTGGGGTTTGCATTGCCGACGAGGTGCAAATTGGATTTGGACGGATGGGAACACATTTTTGGGGGTTTGAGAAAGAAGGTGTATTGCCGGATATTGTGACGTTAGGTAAACCGATGGGCAATGGACACCCCATTTCTGCCGTAGTCACTACACCCGAAATCGCAGAGGCGTATAAAAGACAATACACCTATTTTAATACCTTTGCAGGGAATCCCGTCTCTTGCCAAATTGGACATGCGGTATTAGATATTCTCCAAGAAGAAGGTTTGCAAGAAAATGCGAGGAAGACAGGGCAGTATTTTAAAGATCGTCTATCACAATTAATAGATAAACACGAAAAAGTAGGAGCGGTGTATGGACACGGTTTCTACCTTGGCGTGGATATTGTCCATGATAAAGTGTCACGTAAACCCGCTAACCACGAAGCCATGTGGATTTCGGAGCGAATGCGGCAACACGGCATCATCGTCTATCCAACGGGTGATTTTTACAACATCCTAAAAATTAAACCGCCGATGTGCTTTGATGTGGGGAATGTGGACTACTTTGTGGATACATTAGACCAGATTTTAGCATCTATGCACTAA
- a CDS encoding DUF3667 domain-containing protein → MPHHKKFTSCPNCGNNVEQANFCPNCGQENHDLHLPAGHLVLELLENTLHFDTKLWHSLKAIVTKPGKVTLDFIQGKRAYHIPPFRMYVFIAFVFFLLSTIFADRLVEDVQRATETQSTMQATESANKIQKRTKELPKVVQQKLWGELEKAKKEVKTFLPADQEHLADLLATAHKSLMTHWQPDSLRYAELPDSNRALMVTSSDSTHAQLKRLIAKSNENKILASQGVVVETDSVTIPLVEGKKIAIAKARELLHASDEEINSFLQGYGLNPDALHRFALKTQIRWHEAKKKPKDLAHIAVKQLSYAMFFLMPLFALLLKLVYFYRGRYYYEHLIFAVHFHSVLFLFLILLLGVILWAENYTWTNTAVVVLWLGLLVYGFFAFYNVYEKPIPENPYPTVWQGFVRLTFYKKILLILGLILLSPAVFLFLLMTAFPFLFVLIGQWLFKMFNRIVTFRFLSKESKIVTVLATLGDREWIEDFFKYAVVLFVYVNILLIAITIVTAMSMGSVH, encoded by the coding sequence ATGCCGCACCATAAAAAGTTTACGTCTTGCCCCAACTGTGGAAACAATGTCGAACAGGCAAATTTTTGTCCAAATTGTGGACAAGAAAACCATGACCTACACCTACCAGCAGGGCATTTGGTACTAGAACTTTTGGAAAATACACTCCATTTCGATACTAAACTATGGCATTCTCTAAAAGCCATCGTCACAAAGCCCGGAAAGGTTACGTTAGATTTTATTCAGGGCAAGCGGGCATACCATATCCCACCCTTTAGAATGTATGTATTTATTGCCTTCGTATTCTTCCTGCTTTCAACGATTTTCGCAGACCGTTTGGTGGAGGACGTCCAGCGGGCTACAGAGACCCAATCAACCATGCAAGCCACTGAGTCTGCAAATAAAATCCAGAAAAGAACAAAAGAACTGCCAAAAGTAGTTCAGCAAAAATTATGGGGTGAATTGGAGAAGGCTAAAAAAGAGGTGAAAACTTTTTTGCCAGCAGATCAAGAACACTTGGCCGATTTGCTTGCGACAGCGCATAAGTCGTTGATGACACATTGGCAACCCGACTCGTTGCGCTATGCCGAACTACCAGACTCCAATCGTGCTTTGATGGTAACTTCATCTGACTCGACGCATGCGCAACTGAAACGACTGATTGCCAAATCAAATGAAAACAAGATTTTGGCATCTCAAGGTGTTGTTGTGGAAACCGATTCTGTCACAATTCCACTTGTGGAGGGTAAAAAAATCGCCATTGCAAAAGCACGGGAATTGCTCCATGCTTCGGACGAGGAAATAAATTCTTTCTTGCAGGGTTATGGACTTAATCCAGACGCACTTCACCGATTTGCCCTGAAAACACAAATTAGGTGGCACGAGGCAAAAAAGAAACCAAAAGATTTGGCACATATCGCCGTAAAGCAGCTCTCATATGCGATGTTTTTTTTAATGCCGCTTTTTGCACTTCTACTAAAATTAGTGTACTTTTATCGTGGGCGGTATTATTATGAACACTTAATTTTTGCTGTGCATTTTCATAGCGTCTTGTTCCTGTTCTTAATACTTCTTTTGGGGGTAATTCTTTGGGCTGAAAATTACACTTGGACAAATACAGCCGTCGTTGTTTTATGGCTTGGTTTGCTGGTTTATGGCTTTTTTGCCTTTTATAATGTCTATGAAAAACCAATTCCGGAAAATCCTTATCCCACGGTATGGCAAGGATTTGTACGCTTGACATTTTATAAAAAAATATTGCTCATTTTGGGTTTAATATTGCTTAGTCCGGCTGTTTTTCTTTTTTTATTAATGACGGCCTTTCCATTTCTTTTTGTACTTATTGGTCAGTGGTTATTTAAGATGTTTAATCGAATTGTTACCTTCAGATTCTTGTCGAAAGAATCCAAAATAGTGACAGTTTTGGCCACATTGGGTGATCGTGAATGGATCGAAGACTTCTTTAAATATGCGGTGGTACTTTTTGTTTATGTCAATATCTTGTTGATCGCAATAACAATCGTCACGGCCATGAGTATGGGGTCTGTTCACTAA
- a CDS encoding dihydroorotase encodes MNTPEMIFRNLTLLDLENEATVCEDLYIQDGKIAARGLQLPALPQVPEYDATGKMASIGWMDMHVHLREPGFEHKETIETGCNAAAFGGFTAVACMPNTQPPIHTADVVSFIIEKGRKTPVDVHPIACVSKGRAGKELAEMAELKGNGAVAFSDDGSPVQHGGLMRTALEYAAMIDAPIINHMEDLTLNPHGQMHEGFVSTRLGLSGIPALAEDVMIARDILLAEFTGGSLHVAHISTARGVELVREGKARGIPVTAEVCTHHFTLTDEEVERRNYDTNTKMHPPLRTQSDIEAIILGLQDGTIDVICTDHAPHARFEKEVEYIAAPFGILGLETAWGLIGRELLAKKVLTVAQAIRKITVAPRQILRLPIPSLAVGSEANLTIFDTNTDWVFQPKHIHSKSSNTPFVGTTMTGKAWGIYNRGHWVPALA; translated from the coding sequence ATGAACACGCCAGAGATGATTTTCCGGAATCTTACCCTTTTAGACCTTGAAAACGAGGCTACGGTATGCGAAGACCTCTATATTCAAGACGGAAAAATCGCCGCTCGTGGCCTGCAATTGCCCGCCCTTCCGCAAGTTCCGGAATACGATGCAACCGGAAAAATGGCTTCCATCGGCTGGATGGACATGCACGTCCACTTGCGCGAACCGGGTTTCGAACACAAAGAAACCATTGAAACGGGTTGTAATGCCGCTGCTTTTGGTGGATTTACGGCGGTGGCGTGTATGCCAAATACCCAACCACCTATCCATACCGCCGATGTCGTCTCTTTTATCATCGAAAAAGGGCGCAAAACGCCAGTAGATGTGCATCCGATTGCCTGTGTTTCGAAAGGCCGTGCAGGCAAGGAATTGGCGGAAATGGCAGAACTAAAGGGAAATGGGGCTGTGGCCTTTAGTGACGACGGATCTCCGGTACAACATGGTGGACTCATGCGGACGGCTTTGGAGTATGCCGCGATGATTGACGCACCCATTATCAACCATATGGAAGACTTAACGCTGAACCCACATGGGCAAATGCACGAGGGGTTCGTTTCCACAAGGCTGGGCCTATCAGGTATTCCCGCCTTAGCCGAAGATGTGATGATTGCCCGCGATATTTTATTGGCCGAGTTCACAGGAGGCTCGCTTCACGTAGCACATATCTCAACCGCAAGAGGTGTTGAATTGGTTCGAGAGGGCAAAGCGCGTGGTATCCCTGTAACGGCAGAAGTTTGTACACACCATTTCACCCTGACCGATGAGGAGGTGGAGCGGCGAAACTACGACACCAATACCAAAATGCACCCGCCACTCCGCACCCAATCCGACATCGAGGCCATTATATTAGGGCTACAAGATGGAACGATTGATGTCATTTGTACCGACCATGCACCACACGCAAGGTTCGAAAAAGAGGTAGAATACATTGCGGCTCCATTTGGGATTTTAGGATTGGAAACCGCATGGGGGCTGATTGGACGCGAATTGCTGGCAAAAAAAGTACTAACAGTAGCACAGGCTATCCGCAAAATCACTGTCGCCCCGCGTCAAATTCTTCGTTTGCCGATACCTTCCTTGGCTGTTGGATCCGAGGCAAACCTCACCATTTTCGACACCAACACCGATTGGGTCTTTCAACCGAAACACATTCATAGCAAAAGCAGCAATACGCCTTTCGTTGGAACGACCATGACGGGAAAGGCTTGGGGAATTTACAACCGTGGACACTGGGTTCCCGCTTTGGCGTGA
- a CDS encoding metallophosphoesterase family protein → MKIALISDIHSNLHALYKALETADKEGVEEVYCLGDIVGYGADPGPCVDLVMRYCAAAVLGNHDEAIVFGRGMDVLPQSGQVAAKHNREKLTETQLEYLRSLPYMVEAHNFTIVHAAPMNPHHYTRLESYFGTVEQFEHFITDFCFVGHTHLPAIMADKLGVTRVRQGNRYLINVGSVGQPRDNNPRLGFGIFETDTLAYNLMRVPYNVEGAAARIIEEGLPEALADRLKVGK, encoded by the coding sequence ATGAAAATTGCCCTTATTTCAGATATACATTCCAATCTTCATGCGCTATATAAAGCCTTAGAGACCGCAGATAAAGAAGGTGTAGAAGAGGTGTATTGCCTTGGTGATATTGTGGGTTATGGTGCCGACCCCGGCCCATGTGTGGATTTGGTGATGCGTTATTGTGCCGCTGCAGTACTTGGAAACCATGACGAAGCCATCGTTTTTGGACGCGGAATGGATGTTTTACCCCAATCTGGACAGGTCGCCGCCAAACACAATCGGGAAAAACTGACGGAAACCCAATTGGAATATCTGAGGAGTTTGCCCTATATGGTGGAGGCACACAACTTTACCATCGTACATGCCGCACCTATGAACCCGCATCACTATACGCGCCTTGAATCGTATTTCGGGACTGTAGAACAATTCGAACACTTCATTACCGATTTCTGTTTTGTTGGCCATACGCACTTGCCCGCCATTATGGCGGATAAGTTGGGTGTAACCCGTGTAAGGCAGGGAAATCGCTATTTGATCAATGTGGGGAGTGTTGGCCAGCCAAGAGACAATAATCCGCGCCTTGGATTTGGGATTTTTGAGACAGATACCTTGGCTTATAACCTGATGCGCGTACCATATAATGTGGAGGGTGCTGCCGCACGAATCATTGAAGAAGGATTGCCAGAAGCGCTTGCAGACC